The genomic DNA GCCGATGCGCGCCAGCATGCCCTCGACCGCCTCGGAGATCTCGACGGCCTCCCAGACCCCGCGCACCTGAACCTCGTCCGGGTTGGACTGAGCGTTGATCGCACGGGCCTGCTGGGCCAGCATGCGGAACGGGTTGACCATGATCAGCGAGATGACCCAACCGATCAGCAGCGTGCCGACGATGACGCCCGAGCAGATCCAGAACACGCGCCAGTGCAGGGCGTCGATGCGGTCGATGGTGTCGGCCAGCGGGGCCCCGAGCGCAATCGACGCGGTGCCGGTGTCGATGGTCCTGACGCGGTAGGCGACGCCGTCGATCGTGGTGTCCGAGTAACCGTTCGGGAGTTCGGGCAGCACGATGTCGGCGGGGTTCGACACCGTGGCGGGGCCGATCCTCGCGGTCCGCACGAACCCGCCGTCGTCCGACGTCGGGCTCGGGTCCTCCTCCTGGGCGCTGCGCAGCAACGTGTTGACGTCACCGAGGCTGCTCAACGAGTCCAGCCGCCGGTCGAGCTGGCTGTACTGGTCGTTGGTGACGCCGACCCACACCCACACGCCGAGCACCAGCACCAGGATGATCACCCCGAGCTGGCCGACGATCACGATCGACCGCAGCGAGAGGAGCCGCAGCGGTTGCCGAAGCAGGCGGTAGACCAGATCCTGTGGCGTCATCACGGGAACGGCCCGCCTCAGCTGCAGGCCGCGATGACCATCTCACGCACCTGGGCGGCATCCGCCTGCCCCTTCGTGGCCTTCATCACCGCGCCCACGATCGCCCCGGCAGCCTGCACCTTGCCGCCGCGGATCTTCTCGGCGATGTCCGGGCTGGCGGCGAGTGCCTCCTCGATCGCAGCCTTGATCACCGAGTCGTCGCGGACCACGGCCAGGCCGCGGTCGGTCATCACCTGCTCGGGTTCGCCCTCACCGGCCAGCACGCCCTCGATGACCTGACGGGCGAGCTTGTTCGACAGCTTCCCCTCGTCGACCAGCCCGATGACCTGGGCGACCTGCGCGGGGCTGATGGGCAGTGCGTCGAGTTCGACGCCTGCCTCGTTCGCCTTCTGCACCAGGAAGTTGCCCCACCAGGCGCGCGCGGCCTCACTGGATGCGCCGTGATCCACGGTGGCCGCGACGAGTTCGACGGCTCCTGCGTTGACGAGGTCGCGCATGACCTCGTCGGACACTCCCCACTCCTGCTGGGTTCGCTTGCGGGTCAGCCACGGCAGCTCGGGAATCGTGCCGCGCAGCCGCTCGACGAGTTCGACGCTCGGGGTGACGGGTTCGAGGTCAGGTTCCGGGAAGTACCGGTAGTCCTGCGCCTCTTCCTTGCTGCGGCCCGCCGTGGTGTGGCCGGACTCGTGAAAGTGCCTCGTCTCCTGGATGATTCGGCCACCCGCCTCGAGAACGGCTGCCTGACGCCGCATCTCGTAGCGCACCGCCACCTCGACGCTGCGCAGCGAGTTGACGTTCTTGGTCTCGGTACGGGTGCCGAACTCCGTGGCGCCCTTGAGCATCAGCGACACGTTGGAGTCACAGCGCATGGAGCCCTGGTCCATGCGCACGTCCGATACGCCCAGGCGACGCAACAGGTCTCGCAGGGCCGTGACGTAGGCGCGGGCGATCTCGGGGGCACGGGCCCCGGTGCCCTCGATGGGCCTGGTGACGATCTCGATCAGCGGGACGCCTGCCCGGTTGTAGTCCAGCAGCGACGTCGTCGCACCCTCGATGCGGCCGGTGTCACTGCCGAGGTGGGTCAGCTTGCCGGTGTCCTCCTCCATGTGGGCACGCTCGATCTCGATGCGCCACGTGGTGCCGTCGTCGAGCGGCACGTCGAGGTAGCCGTCGACGGCGATGGGCTCGTCGTACTGGCTGATCTGGTAGTTCTTCGGCTGGTCGGGGTAGAAGTAGTTCTTCCTGGCGAACCGCCCCCATGGCGCGATGTCGCAGTTGAGCGCGAGCCCGATGCGGATCGCGGACTCGACGGCCTGCTGGTTGAGCACGGGCAGCGAGCCGGGCAGCCCCAGGCACACCGGGCAGACCTGCGTGTTGGGCTCGCCACCGAACCGGTTGGGGCAGCCGCAGAACATCTTGGTCTCCGTCGACAGCTCGACGTGGACCTCCATGCCCATGACGGGGTCGAAACGTTCGACCACCTCGTCGTAGTCGAGGAGTTCTGCGGTGGCGACTGTCATGGCGTCGATCCTAGTGGCCGGGCCGACGGGTCGGGCAGCGCGCCGGAGGAGGTCAGCCGAAGAACTCCGCGGCGTCGTCGTAGCGGCTCTGCGGGACCAGCTTCAGCTGGCGCACCGCGTCGGCGAGCGGCACCCGTCCGATGTCCTGGCCGCGCAGCGACACCATCATCCCGTACTCGCCTGCGTGCGCCGCGTCGGCGGCGTTGACGCCGAACCTCGTCGCCAGCACACGGTCGTACGCCGTGGGGGTGCCACCACGCTGCACGTGACCGAGCACCGTCGTGCGCACTTCCTTCTTGATCCGCTTCTCGATCTCCACGCCGAGCTGGTGGGCGACTCCGGTGAACCGGACGTGCCCGAATTCGTCGATGCCGCCGTCGCGCAGCAGCATCGAGCCCTCGGCGGGCTTGGCACCCTCGGCCACCACGCAGATGAAGTGCGAGTCGCCGCGGACGAACCGCTGTTTGATCAGACGGCAGACCTCCTCGACGTCGAACGGCTGCTCGGGGATCAGCGTCATGTGCGCACCCGAGGCCAGGCCGGCGTTGAGCGCGATCCACCCGGCGTGCCTGCCCATCACCTCGACCAGCATCACGCGCTGATGCGACTCGGCGGTGCTGTGCAGCCGGTCGATTGCCTCGCTGGCCACCTGCAGGGCGGTGTCGTGGCCGAATGTGACGTCGGTGCAGTCGATGTCGTTGTCGATGGTCTTGGGCACCCCGACGACCGGGACGTTCTCCTGCGACAGCCAGTGCGCCGCGGTGAGCGTGCCCTCGCCGCCGATGGGGATCAGCACGTCGATGCCGTTGTCCTCGAGCGTCTGCTTGATCTGGTCGAGGCCCGCGAGCAGCTTGTCCGGATTGACCCGAGCCGTGCCCAGGATGGTGCCGCCCTTGCCGAGCAGGCGGTCGTTGCGGTCGTCGTTGGCCAGCTGGATGCGCCGGTCCTCCAGCAGTCCCCGCCAACCGTCGAGGAAGCCGACCACCGTCGAGCCGTACCTGACGTTGCACGTCCGCACGACGGCTCGGATGACGGCGTTGAGGCCGGGACAGTCACCGCCGCCGGTGAGCACTCCGATCCGCATGTCTAGTCCGTTCCTCGCGTGCGCATGATTACCGATCCTGCCAGCTTCGCCCCGTCGAGGCTCGACGGCGGGTCAGCGAGCGAACGGCGACACCAGACCGGACTCGTAGGCGACCACGACGGCCTGGGCGCGGTCACGCAGACCGAGCTTGGCGAAGACCCTGCCGACGTGGGTCTTCACGGTCTCCTCCGACACGACCAGCTCACCGGCGATCTCGGAGTTCGACATGCCGCGGGCCATCGCCTCGAGTACCTCGGTCTCCCGCGGCGTCAGGCGCGCCAGCTCGTCGGCCGAGCGGCGCGGCGGGGCGTGCCTGCCGACGAGGTCCGCGATCATCCGCCGGGTGACCGAGGGCGCTAGCAGCGCCTCGCCCGCGGCGATGACCCGTACCGCTCTGATCAGCTCCTCGGCGGGCGCGTCCTTGAGCAGGAACCCGCTGGCTCCCGCGCGCAGCGCCGCATAGACGTAGTCGTCGACGTCGAACGTCGTCAGCATCAGCACCTTCGACGTGGTCTGCGTGAGGATCTCGCACGCCGCGTCCAACCCGTTCATCTCAGGCATCCGCACGTCCATCAGCACGACGTCGGGTGCCAGCGCGCGCACACCGGCCACCGCGTCCCGCCCGTTGGCCGCGTCCCCGATCACGTCGATGTCCGGCTGGGCGTTCAGCAGTGCGCCGAAGCCCTGCCGGACCATGGCCTGATCGTCGGCGATGAAGACGGTGATCGTCAGGCCGGGCACCCCGTCACGCTAACCGGGCGGACGCACGGCAGATAGGACCAGACGACGAACTCACCCTCGGTGTCGTGAATGGCGACCATCCCTCCGACCGCCGCGGCCCGCTCGCGCATGCCCGCGATGCCCAGACCGGGGGCCGGTGGCTCCCACGACTCGTGGGTCATGCCGTTGCGGATCTCGACGCCCACACCGTCGACGGTGATGCTCACCTCGGCGTTCACCGCCGACCCCGGTGCGTGACGCGCGGCGTTGGCCAGGCACTCGGCCACGATGCGATACGCCGCCGTTCCGACCAGATCCCCGACCCACTCGGCCGACCCGTCGATCCGCCACGTCAGCGGCACGCCCGCCCGCTGCGTCGCGGTGAACAGCGCCGGGAGGTCGACGATCGTCGGAGCGGGCGCGAGTTCGACCGGTTCGGAGCCGCTGCGCAGCACTGAGAGCAGTCCGCGAATCTCGTTGAGCGCCTGGCGCCCGGTGGCGGCGATCGTGTCGAACTCCGCCTGCAGACTGGGCGGCACGTCGGCGTGGCGGTAGGGCGCGGTCTGTGCCGACACCACCACCATCGACATGTGGTGAGCGACGACGTCGTGCAGGTCCCGCGCGATCCTGGTGCGCTCCTGCAGCACCGTGCGCCTGGCCCGCTCCAGTTCGCCCTCCTCCTCGAGTTGGGCGACCTGACGTCGCGAGAGCACCAACCACCGCACCAGCATCACGGCGAACACGATGGCGGTGACGCCGAAGGCCCAACCGCCGTCCACGTGCCCGGGCATGGCCACGAGGAACAGCAGGGCCGACGCCAGCCATACCTTGACCACGACCGGCAGCGGCCGGGTCCACGCCACCGCGACGATCGATGCCAGCAGCACGATGACGTGCACGACCTGCCACGGGTAGTTCCATGACTCGAGCCGGTCGAAGAACAGCGGGATCAACACTGCGGAGGCGGCCGAAATCGACCATGCCAGAAGTGGATTGACCAGGACGAGCAGGAGCGGCAACGCAGCCAGCCCGGCCACGATGGGCGCCAGCGCCGCCGGAACCTCGTGGGTGAGGAAGAGCGTCGGCCAGGCCACCACAAAGAGAATCCCGGTGACCGCCACCAACGACCAGGCCGACCAGCGACCGTGCCGCAACCACTCCACGAAACCCATCGGCCTGTTCACGGGCCAAATGCTATGGCGTTTCGGTCCGCACGCCATCCCCCTGCGGGGTGATCTGCGGCTGGCTCCACGGAGCCAGACCGCTACAGCGCGGTCGGCAGCTCGCCGCGTGCGGCCTCGTACGCCGCACCCACCCGGTAGAGCCGATCGTCGGCCAGCGCCGGCGCCATGATCTGCAGCCCGACGGGCAGACCGTCGTCGGGCGAGAGTCCCGACGGCACCGACATCCCGCAGTGTCCGGCGAGATTCAGCGGCAGCGTGCACAGGTCGAACAGGTACATGGCCAGCGGGTCGTCGACCTTCTCGCCGAGCGGGAACGCGGTCGTCGGGGTCGCGGGCGAGATCAGCACGTCGGCCTTCTCGTAGGCCCGGTCCAGGTCGCGGGCGATCAGCGTGCGGACCTTCTGCGCCTGGTTGTAGTAGGCGTCGTAGTAGCCGGCCGAGAGCGCGTACGTACCGATCATGATGCGGCGCTTGACTTCTGGGCCGAAACCGGCCGCCCGGGTCAGCGCCATCACCTCTTCGGCACTGTGCGTGCCGTCG from Mycolicibacterium arabiense includes the following:
- the gatB gene encoding Asp-tRNA(Asn)/Glu-tRNA(Gln) amidotransferase subunit GatB yields the protein MTVATAELLDYDEVVERFDPVMGMEVHVELSTETKMFCGCPNRFGGEPNTQVCPVCLGLPGSLPVLNQQAVESAIRIGLALNCDIAPWGRFARKNYFYPDQPKNYQISQYDEPIAVDGYLDVPLDDGTTWRIEIERAHMEEDTGKLTHLGSDTGRIEGATTSLLDYNRAGVPLIEIVTRPIEGTGARAPEIARAYVTALRDLLRRLGVSDVRMDQGSMRCDSNVSLMLKGATEFGTRTETKNVNSLRSVEVAVRYEMRRQAAVLEAGGRIIQETRHFHESGHTTAGRSKEEAQDYRYFPEPDLEPVTPSVELVERLRGTIPELPWLTRKRTQQEWGVSDEVMRDLVNAGAVELVAATVDHGASSEAARAWWGNFLVQKANEAGVELDALPISPAQVAQVIGLVDEGKLSNKLARQVIEGVLAGEGEPEQVMTDRGLAVVRDDSVIKAAIEEALAASPDIAEKIRGGKVQAAGAIVGAVMKATKGQADAAQVREMVIAACS
- a CDS encoding sensor histidine kinase, whose protein sequence is MNRPMGFVEWLRHGRWSAWSLVAVTGILFVVAWPTLFLTHEVPAALAPIVAGLAALPLLLVLVNPLLAWSISAASAVLIPLFFDRLESWNYPWQVVHVIVLLASIVAVAWTRPLPVVVKVWLASALLFLVAMPGHVDGGWAFGVTAIVFAVMLVRWLVLSRRQVAQLEEEGELERARRTVLQERTRIARDLHDVVAHHMSMVVVSAQTAPYRHADVPPSLQAEFDTIAATGRQALNEIRGLLSVLRSGSEPVELAPAPTIVDLPALFTATQRAGVPLTWRIDGSAEWVGDLVGTAAYRIVAECLANAARHAPGSAVNAEVSITVDGVGVEIRNGMTHESWEPPAPGLGIAGMRERAAAVGGMVAIHDTEGEFVVWSYLPCVRPVSVTGCPA
- a CDS encoding ATP-dependent 6-phosphofructokinase, whose protein sequence is MRIGVLTGGGDCPGLNAVIRAVVRTCNVRYGSTVVGFLDGWRGLLEDRRIQLANDDRNDRLLGKGGTILGTARVNPDKLLAGLDQIKQTLEDNGIDVLIPIGGEGTLTAAHWLSQENVPVVGVPKTIDNDIDCTDVTFGHDTALQVASEAIDRLHSTAESHQRVMLVEVMGRHAGWIALNAGLASGAHMTLIPEQPFDVEEVCRLIKQRFVRGDSHFICVVAEGAKPAEGSMLLRDGGIDEFGHVRFTGVAHQLGVEIEKRIKKEVRTTVLGHVQRGGTPTAYDRVLATRFGVNAADAAHAGEYGMMVSLRGQDIGRVPLADAVRQLKLVPQSRYDDAAEFFG
- a CDS encoding response regulator → MTITVFIADDQAMVRQGFGALLNAQPDIDVIGDAANGRDAVAGVRALAPDVVLMDVRMPEMNGLDAACEILTQTTSKVLMLTTFDVDDYVYAALRAGASGFLLKDAPAEELIRAVRVIAAGEALLAPSVTRRMIADLVGRHAPPRRSADELARLTPRETEVLEAMARGMSNSEIAGELVVSEETVKTHVGRVFAKLGLRDRAQAVVVAYESGLVSPFAR